GTGAAAGCGATCTTAAGGATATGTTAGACAAGGTAGGCGCTTCATCTTTAGATGAACTTATCTATGAAACTATTCCAGACGGTATAAGACTTAAGTCTGAATTAGACTTAGATGTCGCTATGAGCGAGTCTGAATATTTACACCATATTACAAATCTTGCTGCTAAGAATAAGGTGTTTAGCACTTACATTGGCTTAGGATACCACCAAAGTATCACGCCAGCTGTAATACAGAGAAATGTTTTAGAAAATCCGGGTTGGTATACTGCTTACACACCTTACCAAGCAGAAATTGCTCAAGGTAGGTTAGAGGCATTGCTTAACTTCCAAACTATGGTTACAGACCTAACAGGTATGGAGCTAGCTAATGCATCTTTGTTAGACGAGTCTACAGCTGCTGCAGAAGCAATGGGTTTACTTTTTGCAGTTAGAGAACGAGAGCAAAAGAAAAACAATGTATCTAAATTCTTTGTTTCAGAAGAGGTATTGCCACAAACTATTTCTTTGCTTAAAACAAGAGCTATTCCTTTAGATATTGAGTTAGTTATAGGAAACCACGAAGAGTTCAATTTCTCAAAAGATTTCTTTGGAGCATTGCTACAATATCCAGGAAAATCTGGTCAAGTTTATGATTATGCAGGCTTTGTTGAACAAGCCAAAAGTGCAGATATTAAAGTTGCTGTTGCTGCAGATATTTTAAGCCTAGTAAATTTACGTGCTCCAGGTGAGTTTGGGGTAGATGTAGTTGTAGGTACAACACAACGCTTTGGTATACCTTTAGGTTATGGAGGACCACACGCTGCTTATTTTGCAACAAAAGAAGCGTATAAGAGAAACATTCCTGGAAGAATTATAGGTGTAACTAAAGATACAGATGGTGGTCGTGCATTACGTATGGCATTACAAACCAGAGAACAACATATAAAACGCGATAAAGCAACATCTAATATTTGTACAGCTCAAGTGCTTTTAGCTGTTATGGCAGGAATGTATGCTGTTTATCATGGTCCTAAGGGATTACAATTTATTGCAGATGATGTTTCTAATAAAACTGCTACATTGGTAGATAGTTTAGAGAAATTAGGTTATTACCAAACCAACTCGTCTTACTTTGATACCATTCAAGTAAAGGCAGATGCATCTAAAGTTAAAAATAATGCAGAAGCACATGGCGTTAATTTTTATTATCCAGATGCAGAAACAGTATCAATCTCTTTAAATGAAGCTACCAATTTAGATGATTTAAACTGCATCATAAGAATATTTGCAGAGGTTAATGCTAAAGATGTTGTTAAGGTTGAAGCTTTATTAGATAATACATCTTTATCTAATACTGTAAAACGAGATACACCATTTTTAGAAAATGATGTGTTTAACAGCTATCATTCTGAAACAGAGTTAATGCGTTATATTAAGAAGTTAGAACGCAAAGATTTATCTCTTAATCACTCTATGATTGCATTAGGATCTTGTACGATGAAACTTAATGCAGCAGCAGAAATGCTACCTTTAAGTTACCCACAATGGGGTAATATTCATCCATTTGTACCTATAAATCAGGCAGAAGGTTATCAAGAAGTTTTAAAGAAATTAGAAGATCAATTAACAGAAATTACTGGTTTTGCTGCTACGTCTTTACAACCAAACTCTGGTGCACAAGGTGAGTTTGCAGGGTTAATGGTAATTAGAGCATATCACGAATCTCGTGGTGACTCAACCAGAAATATTTGTTTAATTCCTTCATCTGCACACGGTACTAATCCTGCAAGTGCAGTAATGGCTGGTATGAAAGTAGTTGTTACTAAAGCCAATGATAAAGGGAATATAGATGTTGAGGATTTAAGAGAAAAAGCAGAGAAACATAAGGATAACCTTGCAGCTTTAATGGTAACATATCCTTCTACGCATGGTGTTTATGAATCTGCCATTAAGGAGATTACATCAATCATTCATAATAATGGTGGTCAAGTGTATATGGATGGTGCAAATATGAATGCTCAAGTAGGATTAACAAGTCCTGGAAATATTGGAGCAGATGTATGCCACCTTAATTTACATAAAACCTTTGCCATACCTCATGGTGGTGGTGGTCCTGGCGTAGGTCCTATTTGTGTTGCTTCACAGTTAGCTCCTTTTTTACCAGGTAATCCTGTTATAAAATCAGGTGGAGAACAAGCTATAACAGCAATTTCTGCAGCACCTTTTGGTTCTTCATTAGCTTGCTTAATTAGTTATGCCTACATTACAATGTTAGGTCCTAAGGGCTTAAGAAGTGCTACAGAGCATGCTATTTTAAATGCAAACTATATAAAGCAACGTTTAAAAGGACATTACGAAACTCTCTATTCTGGAGAACGCGGTAGAGCAGCTCACGAGATGATTATAGACTGCCGTCCTTTTAAAGCTAATGGTATTGAAGTTGTAGATATTGCAAAGCGTTTAATGGATTACGGATTTCACGCACCAACTGTCTCATTTCCAGTTGCTGGAACTATGATGATTGAACCTACGGAAAGCGAAAGTAAAGAAGAGCTTGATCGTTTTTGTGATGCTATGATTTCTATTAAAAATGAAATAGATGCATCTAGCAAAGATGATGAGCAAAACCTACTTAAAAATGCACCACACACATTGCAAATGCTTACAGCAGATGTTTGGGAAATGCCTTATACAAGACAACAAGCAGCATTTCCATTAGAGTACATTTCAGATAATAAATTTTGGCCAACAGTACGTCGTGTAGATGATGCTTATGGAGATAGAAACTTAATTTGTACTTGTGAGCCTATTGAAAGTTATATGGAGTAACAATTTATACCCTTTAATGATTTCTAAATTCTCATTTTAAGGGTATTAAATTAAAGATTATCTATTTTTTAGTAATCTATTTGATTATTCTGTAAATCATTATGTAAAAAGCGCATTTATATGCGCTTTTTCTTTTTATTATATACTTTTATCAAAAAAAGACCCTTAATGCATACTAAGATTACCGGTACAGGCTGTTATATCCCTAAAGTTATACAGACAAATAATGATTTTCTAGATCATAAGTTCCATAATTCAGACGGTTCAGAAATTGTAGGCGATAGTAAAATTGTAATAGATAAATTTGTTGCAATTACAGGTATTGAAGAACGCCGTTATGTTGAAGAAAATAAGGTAACCTCTCAAATTGCTTATGAAGCTGCAAAACAAGCTATAAAAGCATCAGGAATAGATGCTGAAACTTTAGATTATATTATAGTAGCTCATAATTATGGAGATATTAAACACGGTACTATACAAAGTGATACTGTACCTAGTTTAGCATCTAGAGTTAAACATCTTTTAAAAATTGAAAACCCATACTGCGTAGCTTATGACATGATGTTTGGATGTCCTGGTTGGATAGAAAGTATTATACAAGCTCATGCATTTATAAAATCTTCAATGGCTAAAAAGTGTTTGGTTATTGGAGCAGAAACATTGTCTAGAGTGGTAGATCCTCATGATAGGGATAGTATGATTTATAGCGATGGTGCTGGTGCTTGTATTGTAGAGGCTTCAGAAGAAGATGATAAAGGTATAATAGCTCATAAGTCTGCTTCTTTTACTTATGATGAGGTTAAATACTTATTTTTTGGAGGTACGTATGATTCTGAGTCACCTTCAAAAACACAATATATAAAAATGTATGGGCGCAAGATTTACAATTTTGCTTTAACCCATGTTCCAGATGCAATGAAAGCATGTTTGGATGAAAGTGGTTATAACATACAAGACATAAAAAAAATCCTTATTCATCAAGCTAACGAAAAGATGGATGAGGCTATTGTCGAGCGTTTTTATAAGCTATACAACCAAGAGATGCCTAAAGATGTAATGCCAATGACAATACATAAATTAGGAAATAGCTCTGTAGCAACCGTACCTACATTATTAGATATGATTTTAAACGATAAAGTTGAAGGTCATCAAATAAATGAAGGAGATGTCGTTATATTTGCAAGCGTTGGCGCAGGAATGAATATAAATGCCATAGTTTACAAATTCTAAAAATCACGTACTTATGTACGAAGGAAACTTTCCCTCAAAACGATATAAAGAAACACTTCAATTTTTATCAAAAGTTATCTCTAAAGATGATAAGATTTTAGATTTGGGTGTCTCAAATCCTTTTTCAAAAATTTTAATTGAAGAAGGCTATGCTGTTGCAAATACTACTGGTGAAGATTTAGATATAGATACATCAGCTGTTAAAACAGATGCTGTAAACGTGGTTACTGCTTTTGAAATATTTGAACATTTGGTATCTCCATTTAATGTAATTAAAGATATAAATGCAGATAAATTGGTTGCTAGTATTCCATTAAGATTATGGTTTTCCCCAGCATATAGAAGTAAAACAGACACTTGGGATAGGCATTATCATGAATTTGAAGACTGGCAGTTTGATTGGCTTTTAGAAAAAGCAGGTTGGACTATTAAAGAACGCCACAAATGGACAAACCCTGTAAAAAAAATTGGGTTAAGACCGTTGTTGAGACTTTTTACACCGCGTTACTATATTGTTTATGCAGAGCGTGAATAGTAGGTACTTCTATTAACAAGTTAAAGCCACTTATATAATTACATTTGTGCTGTGCAAGAATTAAACTTTCATATTGTAATACCAGCTCATAATGAAGCACAGTTTTTAGGAGAAACTCTTTCTTCTTTAGTTTCACAAACTCATAAGCCAAAGCAATTAGTTATTGTAAATGATAACTCTACAGACCAAACGTTGTCTATAGCTGAAACATTTTCTAAAGATTATTCATTTATAACTGTTGTTTCTCGAAAATCTTCAGCAGAACATTTACCAGGAAGTAAGGTTATTTCTGCCTTTAATGTAGGTTTAAAGTTGGTGCCAAATGATGCAGACATAATCTGTAAATTTGATGCAGACTTAATTTTTCCTTCAACATATCTTGAAACTCTAAATAATTTATTTATTTCAGATACTCGTATTGGTATGGCTAGCGGAAACCTATACGTTAAAGAAGTCGATAGTTGGGTATATGAAGCTATTGCAGATAAAAATCATATAAGAGGCCCGATTAAGGCTTATAGAAAAAATTGCTTTAAAGATATTGGTGGTTTAAAAACATCAATAGGTTGGGATACTGTAGATGTACTATTAGCAAAATATCATAATTGGAAAACAATAACAGATACTTCCTTAAAAGTAAAACACCTTAAACCAACAGGTGCTACATACTCAAATAAAGGTTACGAAAAGCAAGGTGAAGCCATGTATAAAATGGACTACGGCTTTGTAATTACGTGTATAGCATCTTTAAAAATAGCTATTAAAAGATCTAAACTTTCAGTTTTCGTTGAATACCTAAAAGGCTATTTTAATGCTAAAAATAAAAAACTACCTAAGTTAGTTACGCAAGCAGAAGGTAAGTTTATTAGAGCATACAGATGGCAAGGTATAAAACAGAAATTATTTTGATTGCTTTATAACTTCTCCTAAAACATCACCTGAGTTTCCGTTAGGAAAGGAGATCCCTAAAAAAGCTGATATTGTTGGTGCTATATCTATAATTTCTGTTCTCTTATAACTTTCGCCTCTGTTAATGCCCTTTCCGTAAAAAATTAGAGGAACATGAGTATCGTACTGTAAACCACTTCCGTGAGTTGAACCTGTTTCGGGATATGTTATGTAAGATGGTTCTAATACAAAAACCACATCGCCACTTCGTTTTTGATGATATCCTTGTTGTATAAGATGAGCAATGCCTTCTGTGTAATCTGTGCTTTCTAATTGTTGTCTTGTAAAGACTTTATTAATATGTTCTTGCTGTAATAAAAATTGCTTGATCTGCTTTTGAAGTGCTTCTGTAGAAATATTATTAGAAATTAAAGCCTCATAATTAAAGAAGATTTGATAGTTAGATATGTCTTTAATAAGATCTGTAATTGCATATTCACTTGCCAAATACTTTTTTAAAGTTTCAGAAAATTCTCTGCTATTAAAATAGCCGGATGGAATCTTTACAGAAGAAAGGTATGCAGGTACGTGTACAGCACCATGGTCTGAAGTTAAAAAGACCGTGTAATTTCCTTTTCCAACTTTACTATCTAAAGTATTTAGTAAACGCTCAATATCTTTATCTAACCTTAAATACGTGTCTTCTACTTCTACAGAATTTACTCCAAAATTATGTCCTACATAATCTGTGCTTGAATAACTTACTGTAAGAACATCTGTAGTAGTATCTTTTCCTAGTTGCTCACCATCTAATGCAGCAATTGCAAAATCTGTGGTTAAAGAATTTCCGTACGGTATAGCTTTAAGAATGCTGTAACTATCTGTTTCTTTGTTAATAGTGTAAGGGAAGCTAGTTGTTTTATTGTTTCCAAGGCTACCTTCAAAAGTGTTTAGGTCTTTGCCACTTGCGGTATAGCTTGATATGTCATAAAGAGTGTTCCAAACTTTAAAATAGCTATCTACTTTTCCAGAGCTGTTAAACTGCTCTACCCAGTTTGGTAATGCACTCATGTAGTATGAACTTGTAATCCATCGGCCAGTGTTACCTCCTTCAAACCAATACGCACCATCTGCTGTATGACCTGCAGGTAAAATTGCACCTCTATCTTTTAGAGAAATACCTATAGTTTTACCGCGCATTTGGGTATGCAGTTTATTCTGGTCTGCCCAAGTTGTGGTTTGTAACCTATGTGGAGACATTTGTCCTGCAGTTGTTGTAGAACCTACAGTGGTTTGAGAATCATCTTGTACACAGTAAACTTCTGTACTTTCAAACTTATCATACCAATTGTTTGAAATAATACCGTGGTTTTGTGGTGTTGTACCTGTATAAACAGATGCGTGACCAGGACCAGTGTAAGTAGGTACGTAATTAAAATGATTGTTTTTAAAATTGTAGCCTTCAGTAATAAGGCGTTTAAAACCACCATCTCCATATCTGTCACTAAATCTCGTGAGGTAATCATAGCGCATTTGGTCTACAACAATACCAACTACTAATTTTGGAGATGCAGATATTTGTGTGTTTTTAATTTCATTGTTTTCTGTCGTTTCGCTAGTTGATTTGGGAGCTGTGCAGGCTAAAACTAAAAACGAAATTATGAGAATTAAGACTTGGCGCATGATTTTAATTTTGAGTTCAAAAATAACATATTAAAAGAGCATTGGTTTTAATTCTTCGTTAAATACTTTGGTAAGAAAAATTGATACTTTAGATTTACATAAAAATCTACACGATTGCTGTATTTACATTCTATAGGAGAATATTTCTTAATGATTAAAGGTGTGTTTGGGCGTATGACCAAACAATCTGTATTAAGAGGACTTATACTTAAAGAGATAGATGATTTAATCATGAGCTCCTTAGGTATTGTTACGTTTATATCATTTTTTATTGGTGCAGTAGTGTCTATACAGACGGCTTTAAATTTAAACAATCCATTAATACCAAAAGAACTTATTGGGTTTGCAGCACGACAATCTATAATCCTTGAGTTTGCACCTACATTTATATCTGTTATTATGGCAGGTAAAGTAGGTTCATACATAACGTCAAGTATTGGTACTATGCGTGTTACCGAGCAAATAGATGCTTTAGAGGTTATGGGAATAAATTCCCTCAACTATTTAGTATTACCCAAGATTGTTGCAATGATGATTTATCCCTTCCTTATAGGTATAGCAATGTTTATAGGGATTTTAGGAGCATATATGGCTGGTGTTTATGGAGGATTCTTAGGGTCTAGTGAGTTTTTATCTGGCTTGCAAGACGACTTTATTTCGTTTCACCTTGTATATGCCTTTCTTAAAACTTTCTTGTTTGCATTTATTTTAGCAACAGTTCCAGCATATCACGGTTACTATATGAAAGGTGGAGCATTAGAAGTAGGACAAGCAAGTACGCAATCATTCGTGTGGACTTCTGTAGTTATTATAATTACAAACTATGTATTAACCCAAGTACTTTTAAGCTAATGATTGAAGTTAAAAATCTACATAAAAGTTTTGGTGAAGAAGAAATTTTAAAAGGTCTCAATACCAAATTTGAGAAAGGAAAAACCAATTTAATAATTGGCCAATCTGGATCTGGTAAGACGGTGTTTTTAAAATGTCTATTAGGCTTATTTAAACCTACAAAAGGTAATATTATTTACGATGGGCAAGCCTATTCTGAATTTTCTGATGAAAAGCAACGAGAGCTTAGAAAGAAAATTGGAATGGTTTTTCAGGGTAGTGCGCTGTTTGATAGTATGACGGTGAGAGAAAATGTAGACTTTCCATTACGTATGTTTACCAAGGAAAAGCGCAATGTACGTTATGAAAAAGTAGATAAGGTATTAGAAAGGGTTAATTTAGATGGTGCAGAAAATAAATATCCATCAGAAATTAGTGGTGGTATGCAAAAACGTGTGGCTATTGCAAGAGCAATTGTAAACAACCCAAAATATTTGTTTTGTGATGAGCCTAACTCAGGCTTAGATCCTAAAACTGCAATTGTAATTGATAACCTTATTCAAGAAATAACTCGTGAGTATGATATTACAACAGTAATTAATACACACGACATGAATTCTGTTCTGGAAATTGGAGAAAATATCGTTTTTCTAAAAAAAGGAAACTTAGTGTGGCAAGGTAATAAAGATGAAATCTTTAAAACAGAAAACGATGATGTTACAGATTTTGTATACTCTTCAGACTTGTTTAAAAAAGTAAGAGAAGCACAGCTAAAAGGGTTGTAATTAACTTTTATTTGCTAATTGACCACAGGCAGCATCAATATCTTTCCCTCTAGAACGTCTTACAGTTACAGTAATATTGTTTCTTTCTAAAGCATTTACATAAGCATTAATTGCTGCATCTGGTGCTTGCTGAAATTCACCATCATCAATAGGGTTGTACTCGATTAAGTTAACCTTACTTGGTACATATTTGCAAAATTTCACTAATGCATCAATGTCTTCAGTTCTATCATTAATATCTTTCCATACTACGTATTCATAAGTGATCTGTTTGCCAGTTTTTGCATACCAGTATTCTAAAGATTCTCTTAAGTCTTTTAATGGGAAATGCTCGTTAAAAGGCATAATCTTAGTCCTCACTTCATCTATTGCAGAGTGTAAAGATACCGCAAGGTTAAACTTCACCTCTTCATCTGCCATTTTCTTTATGATTTTAGGAACACCAGATGTGGAAACTGTAATACGACGTGGAGACATTCCTAAACCATCTTCAGAAGTTATTTTTTCTATAGATTTAAGAACGTTATTATAATTCATAAGTGGTTCTCCCATACCCATAAATACAATATTAGATAAAGGTCTGTCGTGATACAGTCTACTTTCTCTATCTATGGCAACAACTTGATCATATATTTCATCTGGATTTAGGTTACGCATACGTTTTAGCCTAGATGTAGCACAAAACTTACAGTCTAAACTACAACCAACTTGAGAAGACACGCAAGCTGTGGTTCTGCTAGCCGTAGGAATAAGAACAGACTCAACCGTTAATCCATCATGTAGTTTTACTGCATTTTTTATAGTGCCATCACTACTGCGTTGCATTTGATCAACTAGAATATGGTTTATAACAAAATTTGCTTCAAGCATATCTCTAGTTTCTTTAGAGATATTTGTCATTTCCTCAAAGGTATGGGCACCTTTGTTCCAAAGCCATTCATAAACTTGATTGCCTCTAAATGCTTTATCACCTTCAGAAACAAAAAAATCTCTTAGTTGCTCTTTACTTAATGCGCGTATGTCTTTCTTGCTATTTTTCACAATGCAAATTTAAAGAATCTAAAGTTGTTGTAAGTAAAAGTTTTACTTTCTTGAAATTGAAAAAGCCTTGCTATTGCAAGGCTTTTAAATAAACTAACCAAATAGTTAATTATATGATAAGCATTGCATCTCCGTAAGTGTAGAAATTGTATTTCTCCTTTACAGCTTCTGCATAAGCTCTTTGTGTAAATTCATGTCCTGCAAACGCAGCTGTCATCATTAATAATGTAGACTTAGGCGTGTGAAAGTTTGTAACCATACAGTTAGCGATGCTAAAATCGTATGGAGGGAAAATGAACTTATTTGTCCATCCACCAAACTCATTTAATGTACCACTAGAAGACACAGCACTCTCTAACGTTCTCATAACAGTAGTTCCTACTGCACAAATACGACGTTTTTCAGAAATTGCTTTATTAACTACTTCTGTAGCTGGTTTTGCAATATATGCCTCTTCGCTATCCATTTTGTGTTTAGATAAATCTTCTACCTCTACTGGGTTAAATGTACCAAGACCAACGTGTAGTGTTACTTCTGCAAAATTAATTCCTTTAATTTCTAAGCGCTTTAATAGGTGCTTAGAGAAGTGAAGACCTGCAGTTGGCGCTGCAACAGCACCTTCTTCTTTAGCAAAGATAGTTTGGTAACGCTCAGCATCATCTGGCTCAACTTCACGCTTAATATATTTAGGAAGTGGAGTCTCACCTAAATCTTTTAATTTTTTACGAAACTCTTCGTAAGATCCGTCATAAAGGAAACGTAAAGTACGTCCTCTAGAGGTTGTATTGTCTATAACTTCTGCAACTAGGCTTTCATCATCCCCAAAATAAAGCTTGTTACCTATTCTAATTTTTCTTGCAGGATCTACAAGTACATCCCATAAACGAGTTTCTGGATTAAGTTCTCTTAATAGGAAAACCTCAATACGCGCACCAGTTTTTT
This region of Croceibacter atlanticus HTCC2559 genomic DNA includes:
- the gcvP gene encoding aminomethyl-transferring glycine dehydrogenase, with protein sequence MNTKSFALRHIGPRESDLKDMLDKVGASSLDELIYETIPDGIRLKSELDLDVAMSESEYLHHITNLAAKNKVFSTYIGLGYHQSITPAVIQRNVLENPGWYTAYTPYQAEIAQGRLEALLNFQTMVTDLTGMELANASLLDESTAAAEAMGLLFAVREREQKKNNVSKFFVSEEVLPQTISLLKTRAIPLDIELVIGNHEEFNFSKDFFGALLQYPGKSGQVYDYAGFVEQAKSADIKVAVAADILSLVNLRAPGEFGVDVVVGTTQRFGIPLGYGGPHAAYFATKEAYKRNIPGRIIGVTKDTDGGRALRMALQTREQHIKRDKATSNICTAQVLLAVMAGMYAVYHGPKGLQFIADDVSNKTATLVDSLEKLGYYQTNSSYFDTIQVKADASKVKNNAEAHGVNFYYPDAETVSISLNEATNLDDLNCIIRIFAEVNAKDVVKVEALLDNTSLSNTVKRDTPFLENDVFNSYHSETELMRYIKKLERKDLSLNHSMIALGSCTMKLNAAAEMLPLSYPQWGNIHPFVPINQAEGYQEVLKKLEDQLTEITGFAATSLQPNSGAQGEFAGLMVIRAYHESRGDSTRNICLIPSSAHGTNPASAVMAGMKVVVTKANDKGNIDVEDLREKAEKHKDNLAALMVTYPSTHGVYESAIKEITSIIHNNGGQVYMDGANMNAQVGLTSPGNIGADVCHLNLHKTFAIPHGGGGPGVGPICVASQLAPFLPGNPVIKSGGEQAITAISAAPFGSSLACLISYAYITMLGPKGLRSATEHAILNANYIKQRLKGHYETLYSGERGRAAHEMIIDCRPFKANGIEVVDIAKRLMDYGFHAPTVSFPVAGTMMIEPTESESKEELDRFCDAMISIKNEIDASSKDDEQNLLKNAPHTLQMLTADVWEMPYTRQQAAFPLEYISDNKFWPTVRRVDDAYGDRNLICTCEPIESYME
- a CDS encoding 3-oxoacyl-ACP synthase III family protein; this encodes MHTKITGTGCYIPKVIQTNNDFLDHKFHNSDGSEIVGDSKIVIDKFVAITGIEERRYVEENKVTSQIAYEAAKQAIKASGIDAETLDYIIVAHNYGDIKHGTIQSDTVPSLASRVKHLLKIENPYCVAYDMMFGCPGWIESIIQAHAFIKSSMAKKCLVIGAETLSRVVDPHDRDSMIYSDGAGACIVEASEEDDKGIIAHKSASFTYDEVKYLFFGGTYDSESPSKTQYIKMYGRKIYNFALTHVPDAMKACLDESGYNIQDIKKILIHQANEKMDEAIVERFYKLYNQEMPKDVMPMTIHKLGNSSVATVPTLLDMILNDKVEGHQINEGDVVIFASVGAGMNINAIVYKF
- a CDS encoding class I SAM-dependent methyltransferase, encoding MYEGNFPSKRYKETLQFLSKVISKDDKILDLGVSNPFSKILIEEGYAVANTTGEDLDIDTSAVKTDAVNVVTAFEIFEHLVSPFNVIKDINADKLVASIPLRLWFSPAYRSKTDTWDRHYHEFEDWQFDWLLEKAGWTIKERHKWTNPVKKIGLRPLLRLFTPRYYIVYAERE
- a CDS encoding glycosyltransferase family 2 protein — encoded protein: MQELNFHIVIPAHNEAQFLGETLSSLVSQTHKPKQLVIVNDNSTDQTLSIAETFSKDYSFITVVSRKSSAEHLPGSKVISAFNVGLKLVPNDADIICKFDADLIFPSTYLETLNNLFISDTRIGMASGNLYVKEVDSWVYEAIADKNHIRGPIKAYRKNCFKDIGGLKTSIGWDTVDVLLAKYHNWKTITDTSLKVKHLKPTGATYSNKGYEKQGEAMYKMDYGFVITCIASLKIAIKRSKLSVFVEYLKGYFNAKNKKLPKLVTQAEGKFIRAYRWQGIKQKLF
- the pafA gene encoding alkaline phosphatase PafA yields the protein MRQVLILIISFLVLACTAPKSTSETTENNEIKNTQISASPKLVVGIVVDQMRYDYLTRFSDRYGDGGFKRLITEGYNFKNNHFNYVPTYTGPGHASVYTGTTPQNHGIISNNWYDKFESTEVYCVQDDSQTTVGSTTTAGQMSPHRLQTTTWADQNKLHTQMRGKTIGISLKDRGAILPAGHTADGAYWFEGGNTGRWITSSYYMSALPNWVEQFNSSGKVDSYFKVWNTLYDISSYTASGKDLNTFEGSLGNNKTTSFPYTINKETDSYSILKAIPYGNSLTTDFAIAALDGEQLGKDTTTDVLTVSYSSTDYVGHNFGVNSVEVEDTYLRLDKDIERLLNTLDSKVGKGNYTVFLTSDHGAVHVPAYLSSVKIPSGYFNSREFSETLKKYLASEYAITDLIKDISNYQIFFNYEALISNNISTEALQKQIKQFLLQQEHINKVFTRQQLESTDYTEGIAHLIQQGYHQKRSGDVVFVLEPSYITYPETGSTHGSGLQYDTHVPLIFYGKGINRGESYKRTEIIDIAPTISAFLGISFPNGNSGDVLGEVIKQSK
- a CDS encoding MlaE family ABC transporter permease produces the protein MLYLHSIGEYFLMIKGVFGRMTKQSVLRGLILKEIDDLIMSSLGIVTFISFFIGAVVSIQTALNLNNPLIPKELIGFAARQSIILEFAPTFISVIMAGKVGSYITSSIGTMRVTEQIDALEVMGINSLNYLVLPKIVAMMIYPFLIGIAMFIGILGAYMAGVYGGFLGSSEFLSGLQDDFISFHLVYAFLKTFLFAFILATVPAYHGYYMKGGALEVGQASTQSFVWTSVVIIITNYVLTQVLLS
- a CDS encoding ABC transporter ATP-binding protein produces the protein MIEVKNLHKSFGEEEILKGLNTKFEKGKTNLIIGQSGSGKTVFLKCLLGLFKPTKGNIIYDGQAYSEFSDEKQRELRKKIGMVFQGSALFDSMTVRENVDFPLRMFTKEKRNVRYEKVDKVLERVNLDGAENKYPSEISGGMQKRVAIARAIVNNPKYLFCDEPNSGLDPKTAIVIDNLIQEITREYDITTVINTHDMNSVLEIGENIVFLKKGNLVWQGNKDEIFKTENDDVTDFVYSSDLFKKVREAQLKGL
- the rlmN gene encoding 23S rRNA (adenine(2503)-C(2))-methyltransferase RlmN; amino-acid sequence: MKNSKKDIRALSKEQLRDFFVSEGDKAFRGNQVYEWLWNKGAHTFEEMTNISKETRDMLEANFVINHILVDQMQRSSDGTIKNAVKLHDGLTVESVLIPTASRTTACVSSQVGCSLDCKFCATSRLKRMRNLNPDEIYDQVVAIDRESRLYHDRPLSNIVFMGMGEPLMNYNNVLKSIEKITSEDGLGMSPRRITVSTSGVPKIIKKMADEEVKFNLAVSLHSAIDEVRTKIMPFNEHFPLKDLRESLEYWYAKTGKQITYEYVVWKDINDRTEDIDALVKFCKYVPSKVNLIEYNPIDDGEFQQAPDAAINAYVNALERNNITVTVRRSRGKDIDAACGQLANKS
- the queA gene encoding tRNA preQ1(34) S-adenosylmethionine ribosyltransferase-isomerase QueA, coding for MKLSNFGFDLPENLLADRPAENRDEARLMVLNRKEQTIEHKQFKDLIDYFEPDDVLVLNNTKVFPARLYGNKEKTGARIEVFLLRELNPETRLWDVLVDPARKIRIGNKLYFGDDESLVAEVIDNTTSRGRTLRFLYDGSYEEFRKKLKDLGETPLPKYIKREVEPDDAERYQTIFAKEEGAVAAPTAGLHFSKHLLKRLEIKGINFAEVTLHVGLGTFNPVEVEDLSKHKMDSEEAYIAKPATEVVNKAISEKRRICAVGTTVMRTLESAVSSSGTLNEFGGWTNKFIFPPYDFSIANCMVTNFHTPKSTLLMMTAAFAGHEFTQRAYAEAVKEKYNFYTYGDAMLII